From the Cydia pomonella isolate Wapato2018A chromosome 11, ilCydPomo1, whole genome shotgun sequence genome, one window contains:
- the LOC133522950 gene encoding uncharacterized protein LOC133522950 — MSKRPCQPPCECRGCICTSCPNVLDAAKESGSSDYICDHGTRPKCTCNADKPKEGAAKCIPDCCFEPEPIPDPERTRSFMKVLKYDKSCFCKVVTRALRADVHRYLGMLDRYQNTEKMGGDDTQTSCCNSDA, encoded by the exons ATGTCAAAACGGCCATGTCAG CCTCCCTGCGAGTGCCGTGGTTGCATTTGTACAAGCTGTCCAAACGTTTTGGATGCGGCAAAAGAATCCGGTTCAAGCGACTATATCTGCGACCACGGAACGAGGCCTAAGTGCACCTGTAACGCTGATAAACCGAAAGAAGGTGCCGCAAAATGCATTCCTGACTGCTGTTTCGAGCCCGAGCCAATACCAGACCCTGAGCGCACACGTAGCTTTATGAAAGTCCTGAAATATGATAAGAGCTGCTTTTGCAAG gtgGTGACCCGCGCGCTCCGCGCCGACGTACACCGTTACCTCGGGATGCTGGACCGTTATCAAAACACCGAAAAAATGGGCGGCGACGACACACAGACGAGCTGCTGTAACAGTGACGCTTAG